TAACACTTCCGATGTTATATCAAAATATATAAATGAACACAAGGAAATAATAAAGTACTATAAAGTTAACAATTTAACTCTCGGAGAAGTCAGAAATTTTGGAGTACAGAAAGCAAAGTATAATATCATTGGTCAGCTTGATTCCGACGATATTTTAATAGATGACCCAGTAGTTGAGATTTTTGACCAATTTAAAAGTACACATGCTGCACTAATAATTGGAACATATAGGATTGCAACAAGAGATTTAGATTCAGGTGAACTAACCATATCCGATCAGATTGTAGACCATGATGAATTCTTAGTTCATTACAACAATCCTTTGTTACAATTCTGTATACCAGGTTATGGGGCACCAAGGTATTTTAGAAAAGAAGTTTTCAATAAGGTTGGTTTTCCCACCTTTAAATTATGGAGAAGATACTATCTTTATTGATTGGATTATAAGAGATGGCTATATTATAAAAAGAAATCTATCAAAACCTAAATATCTGGTTGTAAGACACAAAGAGAACACTGACAGTAATAATATATCATACGAAATTCTTCAGGAGGAAAATAAAGCAAAATATTTTGCAAGAAAATATATCCTAGAGGAGATAAAGCATAAAATTGAAGCTGATAAATCTTTAAGAATCCAATGACAGAAAATAAAAATTTTATCTCAGTAGATGAACTGAGACCATATCTCAAAGAATCTAACAACGTACTTGACTATAATAATCTGGTCAAAGCTTTAATCAAGCATCAGGAAGATTTATTAAATGGCTTTGAATTGTTAATAAAAAACTTAAAAACCCTGGACAAATGTCAGATACAAAAAATAAAAATAGGTTCTATTGTACTAAACGTTATGCTAAATCCAGTGAGGAAAAATAGCTTACTGAGTAGTGGTTTTAAAGACAGGTTAGAAAAAGCCCAATGTAAGCTGTGTAATCTTTATCCAAATCAAAGAGGACTTCCAATTATTAACGGTAAATATATAATACGAATAAATCCCATGATGGTAACAAGAGGAGATTTGACTATAGCAACTACAGAACACTATCCACAAGTAATAAAAGGAAAATTTGCAGATATGGTTTATATTGCAAAAACGTTATCTGATTTTTCGATATTCTACAATGGACTATTGGCTGGGGCCTCCAATCCGCACTTTCATTTTCAGGCTGGCTTTAAAAATATGCTACCCGGGGAAATGCAAATTGAAAACTTTTTAAATAATATTGAAAAATATAAGGTGGAGAAAATAATAGCAAAATCTAACATTCAAGTGCTATACATTCCTGATTTTTTAAGAAAAAATATTATCGTTACCTCAACCAGCGAAGATGAATTGACCGAATTTTTTGATTTTTTTAATAATGACTTTCTTGATATAAGTAAAAATATTAAAAATTTAAACGGCGTTCCGGATTTTGGAGAATATATCGATTCTATAAAAATGAATGAATTGGAAGGCAGAATGAATTTACTATTGAAATAGTATCCAATAACAAAAAAATATCTTCTCACGATTTTCCCAAAAGTTACAAATAGACCTTCACTGTTCTACGATAAAGAACCAAAAAGAATTATTCTCGGTATGGCTATAAGGGAATATTTGGGACAAATAATCACGATCAGAAGTAAAGATTTCCAGAAGTTAATCTTCAATCCACTTTTAATTGAAAAAGCTTACCAAGATACGACACTACCAGATAATCTCTTTTACCAATTAGTTCAAAAACTTTCTGAATATCAATTTTTTTAAAACTCTATGACAAACCCTCCAACTGGCATGAAACTGAATTGGTAAATCTTACCTTTTTTACCATCTCCTGTGTAATAGTAATCCCAGATATTTTTTCTATTCAACGCA
The Candidatus Neomarinimicrobiota bacterium DNA segment above includes these coding regions:
- a CDS encoding DUF4922 domain-containing protein, producing MTENKNFISVDELRPYLKESNNVLDYNNLVKALIKHQEDLLNGFELLIKNLKTLDKCQIQKIKIGSIVLNVMLNPVRKNSLLSSGFKDRLEKAQCKLCNLYPNQRGLPIINGKYIIRINPMMVTRGDLTIATTEHYPQVIKGKFADMVYIAKTLSDFSIFYNGLLAGASNPHFHFQAGFKNMLPGEMQIENFLNNIEKYKVEKIIAKSNIQVLYIPDFLRKNIIVTSTSEDELTEFFDFFNNDFLDISKNIKNLNGVPDFGEYIDSIKMNELEGRMNLLLK
- a CDS encoding glycosyltransferase family 2 protein, which codes for MELIIVDNGYDNTSDVISKYINEHKEIIKYYKVNNLTLGEVRNFGVQKAKYNIIGQLDSDDILIDDPVVEIFDQFKSTHAALIIGTYRIATRDLDSGELTISDQIVDHDEFLVHYNNPLLQFCIPGYGAPRYFRKEVFNKVGFPTFKLWRRYYLY